In one Streptomyces sp. NBC_01288 genomic region, the following are encoded:
- a CDS encoding Rieske 2Fe-2S domain-containing protein, with amino-acid sequence MTVDDSPDTQPPVRSRRRPTGEPGRQDWKSWPHYDAAGTGFRGYWYPVTWSSQITADPLPFTICGEKITLIRDGDTAYALHNRCPHRGVPLSEGDQQFPGTISCPYHGWTFDLPTGKLAAVITDGPGCRLTGKVSVRTYPVEERLGMVWVYIPLADEEPHSIDSQLPEELVENAFVMGGRIDPRGGNWRFACENGFDEGHAKYLHRTALWRLFKPMPTWNITRVVPKGRWIYRVQDEVYWEADFPGVGRWTNKRWWKAQPPKEAFNIGNTGKPDKVNPTIEAQEFPGFASLSMPGVLRIAYPNFIHYEFYVPVDQDNHRYVGVMVNFTEGWDTLRFYAKYLGAIRWLFHGQFSGQDAWMVDITDAPPEKLYRPDISLTAWRNLSEQEYGKKLAGPDADTSSADTGSDEKKA; translated from the coding sequence ATGACGGTCGACGACTCTCCCGACACCCAGCCCCCGGTCCGGAGCCGCCGCAGACCAACTGGTGAGCCCGGCCGGCAGGACTGGAAGTCGTGGCCGCACTACGACGCGGCGGGCACGGGCTTCCGCGGCTACTGGTACCCGGTCACCTGGTCCAGCCAGATCACCGCCGATCCGCTCCCGTTCACGATCTGCGGCGAGAAGATCACGCTGATCCGGGACGGCGACACAGCGTACGCGCTGCACAACCGCTGCCCGCACCGCGGCGTCCCGCTCTCCGAGGGCGACCAGCAGTTCCCCGGCACGATCAGCTGCCCGTACCACGGCTGGACCTTCGACCTGCCCACCGGCAAGCTCGCCGCGGTCATCACCGACGGGCCCGGCTGCCGGCTGACCGGCAAGGTCTCGGTGCGGACGTACCCGGTCGAAGAGCGCCTCGGCATGGTGTGGGTGTACATCCCGCTCGCCGACGAGGAACCGCACTCCATCGATTCGCAGTTGCCCGAGGAACTCGTCGAGAACGCCTTCGTGATGGGCGGCCGGATCGACCCGCGCGGCGGCAACTGGCGCTTCGCCTGCGAGAACGGCTTCGACGAGGGACACGCCAAGTACCTGCACCGCACGGCGCTTTGGCGCCTGTTCAAGCCGATGCCCACCTGGAACATCACACGTGTCGTCCCCAAGGGCCGCTGGATCTACCGCGTCCAGGACGAGGTGTACTGGGAGGCGGACTTCCCCGGGGTCGGCCGCTGGACCAACAAGCGCTGGTGGAAGGCCCAGCCGCCGAAGGAGGCCTTCAACATCGGCAACACGGGCAAGCCCGACAAGGTGAACCCGACGATCGAGGCCCAGGAGTTCCCCGGCTTCGCGTCCCTGTCGATGCCGGGTGTGCTGCGCATCGCGTACCCGAACTTCATCCACTACGAGTTCTACGTCCCCGTCGACCAGGACAACCACCGCTATGTCGGCGTGATGGTCAACTTCACCGAGGGCTGGGACACCCTGCGTTTCTACGCCAAGTACCTCGGCGCGATCCGCTGGTTGTTCCACGGCCAGTTCTCCGGCCAGGACGCGTGGATGGTCGACATCACCGACGCGCCCCCGGAGAAGCTCTACCGCCCCGACATCTCGCTGACCGCCTGGCGGAACCTCAGCGAGCAGGAGTACGGCAAGAAACTCGCCGGCCCCGACGCAGACACCAGTTCCGCCGACACCGGTTCCGACGAGAAGAAGGCATGA
- a CDS encoding M20 family metallopeptidase: protein MSGAGELAGLDAERRGWVEDAWRQVTGDRLRELITGLVDIPSPTGDEGPLAEHIAATLTAAGCRATVQPLDDRQANAWARLSGDGTGPDLMLYAPIDTLTVGEESEDLPWIGPELRDDMRPRATVHDDLVVGLGASNPKGHAACVMMAAEAIALAGIPLTGDLVAAFGAGGMPTNARPGSTRINTGQGAGCSYLLEQGVWTDYALIAKPGWTVSWDEVGLVWFEVTVHGTHTYVGSRHRLPYDNPVARAGEVARHLEEWFVEYADRHTSGTVAPQGIVSSIQGGWPRMAAVTPASCTLMVDLRIAPDTTPMQAKREFLAAIDTLREKNPGIHVDAEMVLAIPGTRTDPDSWICRSATASWAAFEGREHEVIRGNSGATDANILRGRGIPTVRVGMPKVTDSLFDIDFARGMNTVSVRAMEKLTRHLIRTAIDTVTRSRAEVASLSEGTTA, encoded by the coding sequence ATGAGCGGCGCAGGCGAGTTGGCCGGACTCGACGCCGAACGGCGCGGCTGGGTCGAGGACGCCTGGCGGCAGGTCACCGGCGACCGGTTGCGCGAGCTGATCACCGGGCTCGTCGACATCCCGAGCCCCACCGGCGACGAGGGCCCTCTCGCGGAGCACATCGCCGCGACCCTGACGGCCGCCGGTTGCCGAGCCACGGTTCAGCCGTTGGACGACCGGCAGGCCAACGCCTGGGCTCGGCTCTCCGGCGACGGCACCGGCCCCGACCTCATGCTCTACGCGCCGATCGACACCCTGACGGTGGGCGAGGAGAGCGAGGATCTCCCGTGGATCGGGCCGGAGTTGCGGGACGACATGCGCCCGCGCGCCACCGTCCACGACGACCTCGTCGTCGGCCTCGGCGCCTCCAACCCGAAGGGCCACGCGGCCTGCGTGATGATGGCCGCCGAGGCGATCGCCCTGGCCGGCATCCCACTCACCGGCGACCTGGTCGCGGCGTTCGGCGCGGGCGGCATGCCCACCAACGCCCGCCCCGGCTCCACCCGCATCAACACCGGCCAGGGCGCGGGCTGTTCGTACCTCCTCGAACAAGGCGTCTGGACCGACTACGCCCTCATCGCCAAGCCCGGCTGGACGGTCTCCTGGGACGAGGTCGGCCTCGTCTGGTTCGAGGTCACGGTCCACGGCACCCACACCTACGTCGGCTCCCGCCACCGCCTCCCCTACGACAACCCCGTCGCCCGCGCCGGTGAGGTCGCCCGGCACCTGGAGGAGTGGTTCGTCGAGTACGCCGACCGGCACACCTCCGGCACGGTCGCACCGCAGGGCATCGTCTCCTCGATACAGGGCGGTTGGCCCCGGATGGCGGCGGTGACACCGGCGTCCTGCACCCTCATGGTGGACCTGCGCATCGCCCCGGACACGACCCCGATGCAGGCCAAGCGGGAGTTCCTCGCGGCCATCGACACCCTCCGCGAGAAGAACCCCGGCATCCATGTCGACGCCGAGATGGTCCTGGCGATCCCCGGGACGCGCACCGACCCTGACAGCTGGATCTGCCGTAGCGCGACGGCGAGTTGGGCCGCCTTCGAGGGGCGCGAGCACGAGGTGATCCGGGGCAACAGCGGGGCAACCGACGCCAACATCCTGCGCGGGCGCGGCATCCCGACCGTGCGGGTCGGCATGCCGAAGGTCACGGACTCGCTGTTCGACATCGACTTCGCGCGCGGGATGAACACCGTCTCCGTGCGGGCGATGGAGAAGCTCACGCGCCATCTGATCCGCACGGCGATCGACACCGTGACCCGGTCCCGCGCCGAAGTGGCATCCCTCTCGGAAGGAACGACGGCATGA
- a CDS encoding catechol 1,2-dioxygenase, with translation MTEIVLGVGASHSTLMNTHWEQTLHKDRAERFRDALTEAREALLAARPDTVILVGSNHFRGFWLDLIPSFTIGVGECVASGESGTPKGPQPVDVPLARHLANSLVESGSFDPAFSARLQIDHGQSHAIQYLFEGMDVEIVPIVVNVFAPPLPTLTRCEELGRAIRDAVLAFPGDRRVAVVGSGGLSHRLPWPDWREPHGDDEEFMVGAWLNGRENWQDYDGRRREIIRAAEAALNPEFDNDFLSLVERGETRRITEYTTEELEKVAGNGAQELRTWLLMSAVLDHIPGRRLAYEPMPEWLTGMGVAVLDPQLAPTERQ, from the coding sequence ATGACCGAGATCGTCCTGGGCGTGGGCGCCTCGCACAGCACCCTGATGAACACCCACTGGGAGCAGACCCTCCACAAGGACCGGGCCGAGCGGTTCCGCGACGCGCTCACCGAGGCCCGGGAGGCACTCCTCGCCGCCCGCCCCGACACGGTGATCCTGGTCGGCTCCAACCACTTCCGCGGCTTCTGGCTGGACCTGATCCCGAGCTTCACGATCGGGGTCGGGGAGTGCGTCGCGAGCGGCGAGTCGGGCACCCCGAAGGGCCCGCAGCCGGTGGACGTCCCGCTGGCCCGGCACCTCGCCAACTCCCTTGTCGAGAGCGGGAGTTTCGACCCGGCGTTCTCTGCCAGACTCCAGATCGACCACGGCCAGTCGCACGCCATCCAGTACCTCTTCGAGGGCATGGACGTGGAGATCGTGCCGATCGTCGTGAACGTCTTCGCCCCTCCGCTGCCCACTCTCACGCGCTGCGAGGAGTTGGGCCGCGCGATCCGGGACGCCGTCCTCGCCTTCCCCGGGGACCGGCGCGTCGCGGTGGTCGGTTCGGGCGGGCTCTCGCACCGGCTGCCCTGGCCGGACTGGCGCGAACCGCACGGCGACGACGAGGAGTTCATGGTCGGCGCCTGGCTGAACGGCCGGGAGAACTGGCAGGACTACGACGGCCGGCGCCGCGAGATCATCCGCGCCGCCGAAGCCGCGCTCAACCCCGAGTTCGACAACGACTTCCTCTCCCTCGTCGAGCGCGGTGAGACGCGTCGCATCACCGAGTACACCACCGAGGAGCTGGAGAAGGTCGCGGGCAACGGCGCCCAGGAGCTGCGTACTTGGCTGCTCATGTCGGCGGTGCTCGACCACATTCCGGGACGTCGGCTGGCCTACGAGCCGATGCCCGAGTGGCTCACCGGGATGGGCGTAGCCGTCCTCGATCCCCAACTGGCCCCCACCG